The following proteins come from a genomic window of Proteiniphilum propionicum:
- a CDS encoding calcineurin-like phosphoesterase C-terminal domain-containing protein: protein MQKKSLNSILFAALLCVCLPTRTEAQTSYPVKGKVTCGEKGVANVVVTDGQTCVLTDKDGLFSMPSPDRNAEFVYITTPSGYLTQDSLGIPQFYQRINSEKSQTFHFTIKKNPKNDHRHTLLVHSDPQFFKEENFASYTKIVEDCKQTINSNKQHDVFGIDCGDLVGDRPQLYSRYIGELNKTGIPFYRVLGNHDENYGGRSDETSTHTYNSVFGPAYYSFNRGKVHYIVLDNVFYIGRDYFYIGYITEKMFQWLEQDLSHVPKGSTVFVAMHIPAQLSETPQPFSYSNENMGGQTINASALFKILEPYNAHILTGHMHYNKNIIHAPNLYEHNTAAICGTWWQGDYCLDGTPLGYGVYEINGDNVQWYFKSAGHPQEYQMRAYAVGENTNFPGDVTVNVWNWDKNWKIEWTENGQNRGEMTRFQGIDPEVVKMCADKDKLEFKWISPIINEHMFRATPASKGSTIEIIVTDAFGKKYKTTLKSNNPKNK, encoded by the coding sequence ATGCAAAAAAAATCTTTAAATTCAATATTGTTTGCCGCCTTACTTTGCGTATGCCTTCCAACACGTACAGAAGCACAAACGTCTTACCCGGTAAAAGGGAAGGTAACCTGTGGGGAAAAAGGAGTAGCTAACGTGGTGGTTACAGACGGGCAAACCTGCGTACTGACCGATAAAGATGGATTGTTCTCTATGCCCTCACCCGATAGGAATGCTGAATTTGTATACATTACTACTCCGTCGGGGTATCTTACGCAAGATAGTTTAGGAATACCTCAATTTTATCAAAGGATCAACAGTGAAAAAAGTCAAACTTTTCATTTCACAATAAAGAAAAACCCCAAAAACGACCATCGTCATACCCTTCTGGTTCATTCTGACCCGCAATTCTTCAAAGAGGAAAACTTCGCATCATATACGAAGATTGTGGAGGATTGCAAACAGACAATAAACTCTAATAAGCAACACGATGTGTTCGGTATCGACTGCGGCGACCTTGTGGGCGACAGGCCTCAACTCTACTCCCGCTATATTGGGGAACTGAACAAAACTGGTATACCTTTTTATCGTGTATTGGGTAACCACGATGAGAATTATGGCGGTCGTTCCGATGAAACATCTACCCATACCTATAACAGCGTTTTCGGTCCCGCTTACTATTCTTTCAATCGCGGGAAAGTACATTATATAGTCCTTGATAATGTTTTTTACATTGGACGCGACTATTTCTACATTGGTTACATTACCGAAAAAATGTTCCAATGGTTGGAGCAGGATCTATCCCATGTACCCAAAGGTTCTACCGTTTTCGTTGCCATGCATATTCCCGCACAACTTTCCGAAACGCCACAACCGTTCTCGTACTCCAACGAAAACATGGGCGGACAAACCATAAACGCTTCCGCTTTATTTAAAATCCTCGAACCGTATAACGCGCACATTCTTACCGGACACATGCACTACAATAAAAACATTATCCATGCGCCCAATCTCTACGAACACAACACTGCCGCTATTTGCGGCACATGGTGGCAAGGCGATTATTGCTTGGACGGAACACCTCTCGGATACGGAGTATATGAAATAAACGGCGACAACGTACAATGGTACTTTAAAAGCGCCGGTCATCCGCAAGAGTATCAAATGCGCGCTTACGCCGTAGGAGAAAACACCAATTTTCCCGGCGATGTAACCGTAAACGTCTGGAATTGGGATAAAAACTGGAAAATAGAATGGACGGAAAACGGTCAAAACAGGGGCGAAATGACCCGATTCCAAGGCATTGACCCCGAAGTGGTAAAAATGTGTGCCGATAAAGACAAATTGGAATTCAAATGGATTTCGCCCATCATAAACGAACATATGTTCAGAGCCACTCCTGCGTCGAAAGGTTCAACAATAGAAATTATCGTTACAGACGCATTTGGGAAGAAATACAAAACAACCCTAAAATCCAACAATCCTAAAAATAAATGA
- a CDS encoding DUF5018 domain-containing protein: MKNLYKIAGILGLLLMFSCESADVLVPTPGNEVTGIRIMLPDGSNTDFAVTPDENNIIKLEVDGSLKTDLAKIRMSVSIPNNATVESSVPLGEYMDFSKPVSFDVIGADGAKQTYTVQLRVVPTAIDVKELWKKTAAELNFVSNNNGAIAFSGNYLVVHERTKFDYYNLQDGTKAGTLSFEGIDWNTLTRTVPLYMAGDDAGNIVASNFYMTRWMPAGGTNTIHMFWWEGVTAKPKLLFSYDVDIDKPGNIDVGRKIYVRGDISKHAFLYMGVSFQNMFLRWEIQNGQVVSEQPDKIEYDPGYQMGMQPTIVPVEFGKNANYFIPRYDNGIGKVAITYMDGTTNKPIYASEHHIQNVFHQWLTNEDSGVGHSFDYVNMNGAKYIFLIEQDYYYWMREIFQVRPMMKDPSSVKSIVNLIHTRKWNDWLYFPLDSSYGKNGNVTGDVTIRVAPDGNSCTVAFLCTNSGVIVWNVNLE, from the coding sequence ATGAAGAATTTATATAAAATAGCGGGGATTTTAGGGTTACTCCTGATGTTCTCATGTGAAAGCGCAGATGTACTTGTCCCAACGCCCGGAAACGAAGTGACCGGCATCCGTATCATGTTGCCCGATGGCTCCAATACCGACTTCGCGGTTACCCCCGATGAAAATAATATCATTAAACTGGAGGTAGACGGAAGTTTGAAAACAGATCTTGCCAAAATACGCATGTCGGTAAGCATCCCCAACAACGCGACAGTTGAGTCATCAGTACCGCTTGGAGAATATATGGATTTCTCCAAACCGGTAAGTTTTGACGTAATCGGAGCTGATGGGGCAAAGCAAACCTACACGGTTCAATTGAGAGTGGTTCCCACAGCAATTGACGTGAAAGAGTTATGGAAGAAAACAGCAGCGGAGCTCAATTTCGTATCAAACAACAACGGGGCAATTGCTTTCAGCGGCAATTATCTGGTAGTCCATGAACGGACCAAATTCGATTATTACAACCTCCAAGATGGTACCAAAGCAGGCACTCTGTCATTCGAAGGTATCGATTGGAACACACTCACCCGTACGGTACCGTTATATATGGCCGGCGATGATGCAGGCAATATCGTCGCTTCTAATTTCTATATGACTCGCTGGATGCCCGCAGGCGGCACCAACACCATTCATATGTTCTGGTGGGAAGGCGTTACGGCAAAGCCCAAATTATTATTCTCTTATGATGTGGATATCGATAAACCCGGGAATATTGACGTAGGGAGGAAAATATATGTCAGGGGAGATATCTCCAAACATGCGTTCCTGTATATGGGAGTCTCCTTTCAAAACATGTTTTTACGCTGGGAAATTCAAAACGGGCAGGTTGTTTCCGAACAACCCGATAAAATTGAATATGATCCGGGATACCAGATGGGAATGCAACCCACCATCGTTCCCGTAGAATTCGGTAAAAACGCCAATTACTTTATTCCCAGATACGATAACGGAATAGGGAAAGTAGCGATTACCTATATGGACGGCACAACCAATAAGCCGATATATGCCTCTGAGCATCATATACAAAATGTCTTTCACCAATGGCTCACTAATGAAGATAGCGGGGTTGGCCATTCATTCGATTATGTAAACATGAATGGGGCAAAATATATCTTTCTTATCGAACAAGATTATTATTATTGGATGAGAGAGATCTTTCAGGTAAGGCCCATGATGAAAGACCCCTCTTCTGTTAAGAGCATTGTGAATCTGATTCATACCAGAAAGTGGAACGATTGGCTTTACTTTCCGTTGGATAGTTCATACGGAAAGAACGGAAATGTGACTGGTGACGTGACGATACGTGTGGCTCCTGATGGAAATTCATGTACGGTAGCCTTCTTATGCACCAACTCCGGAGTGATCGTTTGGAATGTTAATCTAGAATAA
- a CDS encoding alpha-amylase family protein: MLNFENKPQDAEEAVYICLTKGDGLMFFDMIYLIMYDQRGAIKKGIDKALSKDKN, translated from the coding sequence GTGTTGAATTTCGAAAACAAACCGCAAGATGCGGAAGAGGCGGTTTATATCTGTTTGACAAAAGGAGACGGACTGATGTTCTTCGATATGATTTATCTGATCATGTATGACCAGAGGGGTGCCATTAAAAAAGGAATCGACAAGGCACTATCCAAAGATAAAAATTAA
- a CDS encoding PIG-L deacetylase family protein, translating into MKKTSHLILILILGLIAMNMNAEGMKNKEKRVIVICAHPDDAELTTGGTGILLSRSGYKVKLVSLTNGNKGHHEGTKNEIAIRRYNETQEVKKRMNCEYEILNNEDGELEANLKNRMEVIRLIREWKADIVITHPSYDYHPDHRNTSLLVQDAAFLVNVPKILPEVPALTESPLFLYTRGRYADRQKPNPDIVVDITPVVREKAYIIDAHASQIYEWLPWINRSNKIIPDTQEEKIEYILKEYVLKRGEIKEKDRPVVEKWYGSKAKEVKTIEAFEICEFGRSVDDREIRELFPMFPK; encoded by the coding sequence ATGAAAAAAACAAGCCATTTAATATTGATTCTGATTTTAGGACTAATCGCAATGAACATGAATGCAGAAGGTATGAAAAACAAAGAGAAAAGAGTAATTGTAATCTGTGCCCATCCCGATGATGCAGAATTGACAACGGGCGGTACCGGCATCCTTTTATCACGCTCAGGATATAAAGTTAAACTTGTCTCTCTTACAAATGGCAATAAGGGACATCATGAAGGCACGAAAAACGAGATAGCTATCCGCAGATACAATGAAACTCAGGAAGTAAAGAAGCGAATGAACTGTGAATACGAGATACTCAATAATGAAGATGGGGAACTGGAAGCAAATTTAAAAAACCGCATGGAGGTGATACGACTGATACGGGAGTGGAAAGCCGACATTGTGATCACTCATCCTTCGTATGACTATCATCCTGATCACCGGAACACCTCTTTACTGGTACAAGATGCCGCATTTTTGGTTAATGTCCCTAAAATATTACCAGAAGTCCCGGCATTAACCGAGAGTCCTTTATTTCTTTATACGAGAGGGCGTTATGCTGATCGTCAAAAGCCCAACCCCGATATCGTAGTAGATATCACACCGGTGGTAAGAGAGAAAGCATATATCATTGATGCTCATGCATCCCAAATATATGAATGGTTGCCCTGGATTAACCGGAGCAACAAGATCATTCCAGACACACAAGAAGAGAAAATTGAATATATCCTGAAAGAATATGTGCTGAAGCGGGGAGAGATAAAGGAAAAAGACAGACCTGTTGTTGAAAAATGGTATGGGAGCAAGGCAAAAGAAGTAAAAACAATCGAAGCATTTGAAATCTGCGAATTTGGCCGTAGTGTCGACGATCGGGAGATCAGGGAATTATTCCCAATGTTTCCCAAATAA
- a CDS encoding acetylxylan esterase, whose translation MNKKTTLFFLVLSGFLTVIYGQKKGEHPKIDVRSNLEEGIYKKQDSVFFLITLSNISENDKLFYEIGPEKMPPRIKGSLPSIPGTYKIYGDTEITSGFLRCKVILSSEGEKTYQTATAAIEPDRIKSTTPRPADFDKFWQTKIKEVLTKPLNSELALIPEYSNDSIDVFQVKYQISKKDGHFYGVLCLPKKNEKLPALIRFPGAGVYPSRPEMEMAQQGIITLSVYIHDYPVTLEENFYNELSKSALKEYQYIGIENRNDFYYNRVIAGCVKAVEFIYSLPEFDKERLAVWGSSQGGALSIITASLERRVKRLAAFCPGMCDFTGYLHGRPGAWPDFYNSSANIGKLQKEKVYKNVLPYYDVVNFAEKVKVPGFYSWGFNDQTTPPTAIYAAYNGIKAPKEVFTIPQGEHKIYPEQIEKLNKWILSYFNLVHE comes from the coding sequence ATGAATAAAAAAACAACTCTCTTTTTCCTGGTTTTATCGGGCTTTTTAACCGTAATTTACGGACAAAAAAAAGGAGAACATCCAAAAATTGATGTGCGGTCAAATCTCGAAGAAGGGATCTACAAAAAACAAGACAGCGTATTTTTTCTGATCACTCTCTCCAATATTTCAGAAAACGACAAATTGTTCTATGAGATTGGACCCGAAAAAATGCCTCCCCGTATAAAAGGCTCTTTACCTTCAATTCCAGGAACGTATAAAATATATGGAGATACGGAAATAACCTCTGGTTTTCTAAGATGTAAAGTTATTCTTTCGTCGGAAGGTGAAAAAACATACCAAACAGCAACAGCAGCGATAGAACCGGATCGTATTAAATCGACCACCCCTCGTCCTGCCGATTTTGACAAATTCTGGCAAACAAAAATAAAAGAAGTATTAACGAAACCGCTCAACAGTGAACTGGCACTTATTCCGGAATACTCAAATGATTCAATAGATGTATTTCAGGTAAAATATCAGATAAGTAAAAAAGATGGTCATTTTTACGGTGTCCTATGTCTGCCCAAAAAGAATGAAAAACTTCCTGCACTAATCAGATTTCCAGGTGCAGGGGTATATCCATCAAGACCCGAAATGGAAATGGCGCAACAGGGAATTATTACTTTAAGCGTTTATATCCACGATTATCCGGTTACTTTAGAAGAAAATTTCTATAACGAACTGAGTAAATCTGCCTTAAAAGAATATCAATATATTGGAATCGAAAATCGCAATGATTTTTATTACAATCGGGTAATTGCCGGATGTGTTAAAGCCGTGGAATTCATCTATTCTCTTCCGGAGTTTGATAAGGAAAGGCTTGCCGTTTGGGGTTCCAGCCAGGGTGGCGCACTCTCTATCATCACCGCTTCGCTGGAACGTAGAGTGAAACGATTAGCAGCCTTCTGCCCGGGAATGTGTGATTTTACAGGGTATCTCCATGGAAGACCAGGGGCTTGGCCCGATTTTTATAATAGCAGCGCCAATATAGGGAAACTCCAAAAAGAAAAAGTATATAAAAACGTATTACCTTATTATGACGTAGTTAATTTCGCCGAGAAAGTGAAAGTTCCCGGATTTTACTCATGGGGATTCAATGATCAAACTACTCCCCCTACTGCAATCTATGCTGCATATAACGGAATTAAAGCTCCCAAGGAAGTTTTTACAATCCCCCAAGGAGAACATAAAATATATCCTGAACAAATCGAAAAATTGAATAAATGGATTTTATCGTATTTTAATTTAGTTCATGAATAA
- a CDS encoding SGNH/GDSL hydrolase family protein codes for MTKVNLFLACILYLVTSQIHAQTVYYEADQFQLIGKISEETETRYERLPAYLKERCRAPLWNLGKNSSGLALRFRTNSSAISTRWEVAGDNHMNHMTDTGIKGIDLYAWEKNHWQPVKAGLPTGKTNERVIISNMTAQEREYIMFLPLYDGIISLSIGIDSTAYIKNPALPYPDTTHPILVYGTSITQGGCASRPGMSYTNILTRKLNREVINLGFSGNGQLDYEIAELMATRRDASMFILDFIPNVNAKQLTEKTMTFFNILRKTNPNTPILFVETIIFPHSFYDRKTYETITEKNRLLKEEYEKIKRSGDKNIYYLTGDDLIGNNGEATVDGVHLTDTGFARMAEKLFGAIYCIENK; via the coding sequence ATGACAAAAGTAAATTTGTTTTTAGCATGTATCCTCTATTTAGTCACATCGCAAATACATGCGCAAACGGTATATTATGAGGCAGATCAGTTTCAGCTTATAGGAAAAATATCGGAAGAAACCGAGACACGATACGAACGACTCCCGGCCTACCTTAAAGAGAGGTGCCGCGCTCCGTTATGGAATTTGGGAAAAAACAGTTCCGGCCTAGCGTTACGTTTCAGGACAAACAGCAGTGCCATCTCTACGAGATGGGAAGTGGCGGGAGATAACCATATGAACCATATGACCGATACAGGTATCAAGGGGATCGATCTCTATGCTTGGGAAAAAAATCACTGGCAACCTGTGAAAGCAGGCCTTCCTACAGGGAAGACAAACGAACGGGTCATTATCTCGAATATGACGGCGCAGGAACGGGAATATATAATGTTTCTTCCTCTTTATGACGGAATTATTTCTCTCTCAATAGGCATAGACTCCACCGCCTATATTAAAAATCCGGCACTGCCCTACCCCGACACAACTCATCCCATTCTGGTTTACGGAACCAGCATCACTCAGGGAGGATGTGCTTCAAGGCCGGGAATGTCGTATACCAACATCCTTACCCGCAAATTAAACAGGGAGGTGATTAACTTGGGATTCAGCGGAAACGGTCAGCTCGATTATGAGATTGCTGAATTAATGGCAACTCGCCGGGATGCATCGATGTTTATACTAGACTTTATTCCCAATGTGAACGCTAAACAGCTGACTGAAAAAACAATGACTTTTTTCAACATATTGCGTAAAACCAATCCAAACACCCCGATCCTTTTCGTTGAAACAATCATTTTTCCTCATTCATTTTACGATAGAAAGACCTATGAAACAATCACGGAAAAGAACAGACTGTTAAAAGAAGAATACGAAAAGATTAAACGCAGTGGAGATAAAAACATATACTACCTGACAGGTGATGACCTGATAGGTAATAATGGCGAAGCAACCGTTGATGGTGTACATCTTACCGATACAGGCTTCGCACGAATGGCAGAAAAACTTTTTGGAGCAATATACTGTATAGAAAACAAATAA
- a CDS encoding phosphodiester glycosidase family protein, whose amino-acid sequence MRHIFFRIAILSLLLLNCSDKNKENEFDFRYITKLEVLSHKALDVKIDNFRKTIDLLFESGQDFSQVEIRLTLANNVEMVAPQTATAIYDLTNKTEISVKRNGEVTTFIVNLRYKSIPFVISSNNWEKKDNFGNLPEYLSIYKYKKDISGKLVQAYIAVADVSEGKAKFKILGEKKGYHTPTQFYEANSFPKVVLNGGFFWSGTSLGLIIKNGETVSKIETVTTRKYNGVDTNYYPTTGAFGMESDGTFTSQWVYHSNNILYAYPSPSPNKSGEKPMPIPSAIFPEGAVKWQPKEAISAGPLLIKEGEYKNLWENELFDEASGVGPNYNHPRSAVGYHPNGYVVLFVCEGRNKTPNTPGMTLKNVADILLELGCTEAINLDGGGSSCMLINGKETIIPSDGKQRTITNMVAIY is encoded by the coding sequence ATGAGACATATATTTTTTCGCATTGCCATTCTCTCTTTGCTGTTGCTTAACTGTTCAGACAAAAACAAAGAAAACGAATTTGACTTCAGGTACATTACCAAACTTGAGGTACTTTCACACAAAGCTCTTGATGTAAAAATTGACAACTTCAGGAAAACGATAGACTTGCTGTTTGAAAGTGGGCAAGACTTTTCGCAAGTGGAGATAAGACTGACGTTAGCGAATAATGTTGAGATGGTCGCTCCTCAAACGGCAACCGCCATATACGATCTAACCAATAAAACTGAAATCTCAGTTAAAAGAAACGGAGAAGTTACAACTTTCATTGTTAATCTGCGTTATAAATCAATTCCTTTTGTAATTTCTTCTAACAATTGGGAAAAAAAAGATAATTTTGGCAACCTTCCGGAATATCTGTCCATATATAAATATAAAAAAGATATTTCCGGAAAATTGGTACAGGCATACATCGCTGTAGCTGATGTGAGCGAAGGAAAAGCAAAATTTAAAATCCTGGGGGAAAAAAAAGGGTATCATACCCCTACACAGTTCTATGAAGCTAACTCTTTTCCCAAAGTGGTTCTTAACGGCGGATTTTTCTGGTCGGGAACTTCATTGGGACTGATCATAAAGAACGGGGAGACAGTGTCGAAAATAGAAACGGTTACAACAAGGAAATATAACGGGGTAGACACAAATTATTATCCCACCACAGGTGCATTCGGGATGGAGAGCGATGGTACATTCACTTCTCAGTGGGTATATCATTCGAATAACATTTTATATGCCTATCCTTCTCCTTCTCCCAATAAATCAGGTGAAAAGCCTATGCCCATACCTTCAGCAATTTTTCCTGAAGGTGCTGTGAAATGGCAACCTAAAGAAGCCATTAGTGCCGGCCCCCTATTAATAAAAGAGGGAGAGTACAAGAATTTATGGGAAAACGAACTGTTCGATGAGGCGAGTGGTGTAGGTCCCAATTACAATCATCCCCGCTCGGCAGTCGGATATCACCCGAACGGATACGTTGTACTCTTCGTATGCGAAGGACGAAATAAAACGCCTAATACACCGGGCATGACATTAAAGAATGTAGCAGATATTTTATTGGAATTAGGCTGTACAGAGGCAATCAATCTGGATGGCGGAGGCTCATCATGCATGTTAATAAATGGGAAGGAAACAATAATTCCCAGCGATGGTAAACAACGGACCATTACAAATATGGTAGCAATATATTGA
- a CDS encoding FAD-dependent oxidoreductase, with the protein MDRRSFITYATLLGGSAALKGNNTFIPSKKHIKKSINSRSRELHADVIILGGGMGGCAAALACCRNGLSVIMTEETDWIGGQVSQQGVPPDEHQWIETHGAPQSYREFRNKVRNYYRQNYPLTEAARGRVNLNPGDGSVSRICHEPRVAVSVLTDMLSPFLSTGKLRILLNHKVWSSEVYGDQVISVAVKSMEKGDRTILTGDSFVDATECGDLLPLTNTEYITGTESKHDTKELHAPEKADPMNNQAFTVCFAMDYQPGRDNVQDPPKEYDFWRKYVPELTPPWSGRLLDLSYSNPRTLQPQKVGFDPSGKNPEGLFNLWNYRRIINRQNFVEGTYDGDITIVNWPQNDFLLGNLLDVPEKTFKENVEKAKQLSHALFYWLQTEVPRPDGGKGWHGLRLRGDIMGTHDGMAKYPYIRESRRIRAEFTVLEEHVGAENRRLVAGDIKGMRSAEFFDSVGIGFYAIDLHPSTGGINYIDIPSLPFQIPLGALLPIRMNNLLPANKNIGTTHITNGCYRLHPVEWSIGEAVGQLIAFAKKKEVPFRAVREQRELLTDFQQMLHKQGVETEWP; encoded by the coding sequence ATGGATAGAAGAAGTTTTATTACGTACGCTACTTTATTGGGAGGTTCTGCAGCATTAAAGGGTAATAATACTTTTATACCCTCCAAGAAACATATAAAAAAGTCCATTAATTCCAGATCACGTGAACTACACGCAGATGTCATCATCCTGGGTGGAGGAATGGGGGGGTGTGCTGCCGCTCTTGCCTGTTGCCGCAATGGACTGAGTGTGATCATGACCGAAGAGACCGACTGGATTGGTGGGCAAGTGTCCCAGCAGGGAGTCCCTCCCGACGAACACCAGTGGATCGAGACCCACGGCGCACCGCAATCGTATCGAGAGTTCAGAAATAAGGTACGCAACTACTACCGTCAGAATTATCCGCTTACGGAAGCGGCCCGCGGCCGGGTAAATCTCAATCCGGGTGATGGGAGCGTATCCAGGATATGTCATGAGCCAAGAGTTGCCGTGTCCGTCTTGACAGATATGCTTTCGCCGTTTCTTAGTACCGGAAAATTGCGGATTCTCCTTAACCATAAGGTATGGAGCAGCGAAGTCTACGGTGACCAGGTAATAAGTGTAGCAGTAAAGAGCATGGAAAAAGGTGACCGGACTATATTAACGGGTGATTCTTTCGTTGATGCAACTGAATGTGGAGATCTGCTCCCATTGACAAATACGGAATATATTACAGGTACAGAATCGAAACATGACACTAAAGAACTGCATGCACCCGAAAAGGCTGATCCGATGAACAACCAGGCATTTACCGTCTGCTTTGCAATGGATTATCAACCCGGAAGAGACAATGTACAGGATCCTCCAAAGGAGTATGATTTCTGGAGAAAATATGTTCCTGAATTGACTCCTCCCTGGTCGGGAAGGTTGCTCGATTTATCCTACTCTAATCCACGTACGCTGCAACCTCAGAAAGTGGGCTTCGACCCATCGGGGAAAAACCCGGAAGGTCTCTTCAACTTATGGAACTACCGTCGCATCATAAACCGACAAAACTTTGTTGAAGGCACATATGATGGAGATATCACCATTGTCAACTGGCCACAAAACGATTTTCTTTTGGGTAACCTGCTGGATGTGCCGGAAAAAACATTCAAAGAAAATGTTGAAAAGGCAAAACAGTTGAGCCACGCACTCTTCTACTGGTTGCAAACCGAGGTGCCCAGACCCGATGGCGGTAAAGGATGGCACGGCCTAAGGCTGCGAGGGGATATCATGGGCACCCATGACGGGATGGCAAAATATCCCTACATCCGGGAATCAAGACGCATCCGTGCCGAATTCACAGTTCTGGAAGAACACGTGGGAGCCGAAAACAGACGTTTGGTTGCCGGCGATATTAAAGGGATGCGTTCCGCAGAATTTTTCGACAGTGTGGGCATCGGTTTTTATGCCATCGACCTGCATCCCTCTACAGGTGGCATCAATTATATCGACATTCCGTCGCTTCCTTTCCAAATACCACTCGGCGCACTGCTACCCATACGTATGAACAACCTGCTCCCGGCCAACAAAAACATCGGCACCACTCATATCACCAACGGCTGTTACCGGTTGCACCCTGTGGAGTGGAGCATTGGAGAAGCGGTAGGCCAACTGATTGCTTTCGCAAAAAAGAAGGAGGTGCCTTTCAGAGCTGTAAGGGAACAGCGGGAGCTTTTGACGGATTTTCAACAAATGTTACATAAGCAGGGTGTGGAAACTGAATGGCCTTGA
- a CDS encoding DUF4434 domain-containing protein, protein MSTRRQFLKSLGTTFALGCLSSELQATILRHPSIKAIEGSWFEFQHHSLIEGKYWNPALAAFTAEQWDKKIKEIADTGIRYLVLLNTAIRDKTFYPSKLLPKHQLECEDPLETVLSAADKYNIKFFVSNGFYGDWTKSAFLMQDKQVEKLRLQAMNEIAEKYSHHKSFYGWYYPNETGIRGHYDDFFINYVNVSSQEAVKLIPHAKTLIAPYGTRNVTPDEKYVRQLEQLNVDYIAYQDEIGVEKTNVEESAAFFENLHNLHKKAARSKLWADVEVFRFEGKVYQSALLPAPAKRVIEQVKAISPYVEKIFIYQYIGLMNKAESPVFAGVPESVSLYEGLMKNHFLKK, encoded by the coding sequence ATGAGTACAAGAAGACAATTTTTAAAATCGTTAGGAACAACATTTGCTTTGGGATGTTTGTCGTCAGAATTACAGGCAACAATTTTAAGACATCCTTCTATAAAAGCCATTGAAGGTTCGTGGTTTGAGTTTCAACACCACAGCCTGATAGAAGGCAAATATTGGAATCCTGCTTTAGCCGCATTTACAGCAGAACAATGGGATAAAAAAATAAAAGAAATCGCCGACACCGGAATCCGGTATCTGGTGCTGTTGAATACGGCTATACGCGACAAAACGTTTTATCCTTCAAAACTTCTGCCTAAACACCAACTGGAATGTGAAGATCCGTTGGAAACGGTCCTTTCGGCTGCGGATAAATACAATATTAAGTTTTTCGTGAGTAACGGGTTCTATGGCGATTGGACTAAATCGGCTTTTCTTATGCAGGATAAGCAAGTGGAAAAACTCCGGTTACAAGCCATGAACGAAATTGCTGAAAAATACTCCCACCACAAAAGTTTCTACGGTTGGTATTATCCTAACGAAACAGGCATTAGAGGACATTACGATGATTTTTTTATCAACTATGTGAATGTTTCTTCACAAGAAGCGGTCAAGTTAATTCCCCACGCAAAAACACTTATTGCGCCATACGGAACACGAAATGTAACTCCCGATGAAAAATATGTACGCCAACTAGAACAACTCAATGTAGACTATATTGCCTATCAGGATGAAATAGGAGTGGAAAAAACAAACGTAGAAGAAAGCGCCGCCTTTTTCGAAAACTTACATAACCTCCATAAAAAAGCAGCCAGATCGAAACTGTGGGCAGATGTAGAAGTGTTCAGATTTGAAGGAAAAGTATATCAAAGTGCTTTACTTCCTGCTCCGGCAAAAAGAGTTATTGAACAAGTGAAAGCCATATCGCCGTATGTAGAGAAAATATTCATCTATCAGTACATCGGGTTGATGAATAAAGCGGAAAGTCCTGTTTTCGCTGGAGTTCCCGAATCTGTTTCCTTATATGAAGGTTTGATGAAAAACCATTTTTTGAAAAAATAA